The following proteins come from a genomic window of Rutidosis leptorrhynchoides isolate AG116_Rl617_1_P2 chromosome 10, CSIRO_AGI_Rlap_v1, whole genome shotgun sequence:
- the LOC139870512 gene encoding uncharacterized protein, giving the protein MVSEGDLPVDMFRMKVGDGTKIRFWHDLWCGNSTLVSRFNRLYLLDSNKDSTIADKCRDGVWHWTWSRDNIGSRNEMLFNSLTEEIGTCILHDRPDAGSCTLSSDGNYTVKSTRDYLDKRMLPSSNVTSVWFKFLPRKVNVFLWRLKLDSLPAR; this is encoded by the coding sequence ATGGTTTCCGAAGGTGATCTTCCTGTTGATATGTTTCGTATGAAGGTGGGTGATGGAACAAAGATTCGGTTTTGGCACGATTTATGGTGTGGTAACTCCACACTAGTTTCAAGATTCAATCGTTTATATCTCTTAGATTCAAATAAGGATAGCACGATTGCTGATAAGTGTCGGGATGGTGTTTGGCATTGGACTTGGTCGAGGGATAATATTGGAAGTCGTAACGAAATGTTGTTTAATTCTTTGACTGAGGAGATCGGTACTTGTATTCTTCATGATCGTCCTGATGCAGGGTCCTGCACTTTGTCTTCAGATGGTAATTATACGGTTAAAAGTACACGAGATTACTTGGATAAAAGAATGTTACCCTCATCAAATGTCACCTCGGTTTGGTTTAAATTCCTCCCGCGTAAAGTTAATGTCTTTTTATGGCGTTTAAAGCTAGACTCTCTACCGGCTCGTTGA